From a single Microbacterium terrisoli genomic region:
- a CDS encoding sugar ABC transporter substrate-binding protein, with protein MRTSRIVAIGAVGIAAALALSACSSAGNTGGDTGGENNNGQIGKVDGSGRTLTVWAMTGDLSDATLAAINKEFESETGAKVKVETQQWQDIATKITTALATDTPPDVVDIGNTQVSTFASSGGLADLTSYKDALAQGQTWLDGLANPATIDGKLYGVPSFGATRTVIYNKTMWAAAGVTAAPTTYDELKAALDKVKAKNTASDFSSFYLPGQYWYAGMQWIWDAGGDIAAQQDGTWVAGFSDAKAQQGLTDWKSFQNTYSSKASQTLNTDKPDQDQVFADGKSSAIIGNNWEIGAIEKANPKITDADLGTFAMPGVSGSTQPVMLAGSVWGIAQKSKNQDLARVWTKIAAGPDIQNTNVVKDGWIPNSVEGSKKAVDGGTLTDLQKAFFQAAQNSKATPPSGNWAQLEDPGMKQFFQTVASGTKSPADAAKAWDDTVNSTLNQ; from the coding sequence ATGCGCACATCACGCATTGTTGCGATCGGCGCCGTCGGCATCGCAGCCGCGCTCGCGCTGAGCGCGTGCTCGAGCGCCGGCAACACCGGTGGCGACACCGGCGGCGAGAACAACAACGGCCAGATCGGCAAGGTCGACGGCAGCGGCCGCACCCTGACGGTGTGGGCGATGACCGGCGACCTTTCGGATGCCACACTTGCCGCCATCAACAAGGAGTTCGAGTCCGAGACCGGCGCCAAGGTGAAGGTCGAGACCCAGCAGTGGCAGGACATCGCGACCAAGATCACGACGGCCCTGGCCACCGACACCCCGCCCGACGTCGTGGACATCGGCAACACGCAGGTCTCCACGTTCGCCTCCAGCGGCGGCCTGGCCGACCTGACCTCGTACAAGGACGCACTCGCCCAGGGACAGACCTGGCTCGACGGCCTGGCCAACCCCGCCACCATCGACGGCAAGCTCTACGGCGTCCCCTCGTTCGGCGCCACCCGCACCGTCATCTACAACAAGACGATGTGGGCGGCTGCGGGCGTGACCGCTGCGCCGACGACATACGACGAACTGAAGGCGGCCCTCGACAAGGTCAAGGCGAAGAACACGGCCTCCGACTTCTCGTCGTTCTACCTGCCCGGCCAGTACTGGTATGCGGGCATGCAGTGGATCTGGGACGCCGGCGGGGACATCGCCGCCCAGCAGGACGGCACGTGGGTCGCCGGCTTCTCTGACGCGAAGGCGCAGCAGGGGCTCACCGACTGGAAGAGCTTCCAGAACACCTACTCGTCGAAGGCCAGCCAGACGCTGAACACCGACAAGCCCGACCAGGACCAGGTGTTCGCGGACGGCAAGTCCAGCGCGATCATCGGCAACAACTGGGAGATCGGCGCGATCGAGAAGGCCAACCCGAAGATCACCGACGCCGACCTGGGCACGTTCGCGATGCCGGGCGTCTCGGGCAGCACGCAGCCGGTGATGCTCGCCGGTTCGGTCTGGGGAATCGCTCAGAAGAGCAAGAACCAGGACCTCGCCCGCGTGTGGACGAAGATCGCAGCCGGCCCCGACATCCAGAACACCAACGTGGTCAAGGACGGCTGGATCCCCAACAGCGTCGAGGGGTCGAAGAAGGCCGTCGACGGAGGCACGCTCACCGACCTGCAGAAGGCGTTCTTCCAGGCGGCGCAGAACTCGAAGGCGACCCCGCCGTCGGGCAACTGGGCGCAGCTGGAGGACCCGGGTATGAAGCAGTTCTTCCAGACCGTGGCCTCGGGCACGAAGTCGCCCGCAGACGCGGCCAAGGCGTGGGATGACACGGTCAACTCCACGCTGAACCAGTAA
- a CDS encoding carbohydrate ABC transporter permease: MSTSTAAVVAGEGVAAAPRGRRPRPPRHFSRQARFAPLWLLSPAGIVILALIVAPIVFLVYTSFTDYNQRTLFTGEYHGVGFQQYVDIFTDQQFWSSTILTLGFTAALVVGSLVIGLGVAQLMVQVGPVMRYVVTIVLIFAWGMPNVASAQVWNWLFQPGYGVVNWMITQLGVFGDQTSLSWTNNTWLGLFNIWMLVVWQAVPFIALTTYAAQTQIDTALVEAARIDGAGEWRIYFSVVLNYLKPTLLLIAVLSIIWDFNVFNQIWLTTQGGPNNTTATLGIWSYLTAFNAFRIGTGSAIAVVTTFMLMIISGFYIRSLLRSGEDL, from the coding sequence ATGAGCACCTCCACTGCGGCAGTCGTCGCAGGTGAGGGTGTGGCCGCCGCCCCCCGTGGGCGGCGGCCACGGCCCCCTCGCCATTTCAGCAGGCAGGCCCGCTTCGCCCCCCTGTGGCTGCTGTCTCCCGCCGGGATCGTGATCCTGGCGCTGATCGTCGCGCCCATCGTCTTCCTGGTCTACACATCGTTCACCGATTACAACCAGCGCACGCTGTTCACCGGTGAGTACCACGGCGTCGGCTTTCAGCAGTACGTCGACATCTTCACCGACCAGCAGTTCTGGTCCTCCACGATCCTCACCCTCGGGTTCACTGCGGCGCTGGTCGTCGGGAGCCTCGTGATCGGCCTCGGCGTCGCGCAGCTGATGGTCCAGGTCGGACCCGTGATGCGCTACGTCGTCACGATCGTGCTGATCTTCGCCTGGGGCATGCCCAACGTCGCCTCGGCGCAGGTGTGGAACTGGCTGTTCCAGCCCGGCTACGGCGTCGTGAACTGGATGATCACGCAACTCGGGGTCTTCGGCGATCAGACGAGTCTGTCGTGGACGAACAACACGTGGCTGGGCCTGTTCAACATCTGGATGCTGGTGGTCTGGCAGGCAGTGCCCTTCATCGCGCTGACCACCTATGCGGCCCAGACGCAGATCGACACCGCGCTGGTGGAAGCGGCTCGCATCGACGGCGCCGGCGAATGGCGCATCTACTTCTCGGTCGTGCTCAACTACCTCAAGCCCACCCTGCTGCTGATCGCCGTGCTGTCGATCATCTGGGACTTCAACGTGTTCAACCAGATCTGGCTGACCACGCAGGGCGGACCGAACAACACCACCGCCACGCTCGGCATCTGGAGCTACCTCACCGCCTTCAACGCCTTCAGGATCGGCACCGGATCGGCGATCGCCGTGGTCACCACCTTCATGCTCATGATCATCAGCGGCTTCTACATCCGCTCCCTGCTGCGATCGGGAGAAGACCTGTGA
- a CDS encoding carbohydrate ABC transporter permease, translating into MSATVTETESVTTKAVRGSRPRRKRRRYPIWSTIIAFVFSVIWIFPVYWMTITAFKPRSEVMTPVPQFWPHTPTIQNFITAVTKTTFLLNLRNSVIVVFTAIIFALLIALFASAALSRFRFRGRRTIMVLILAVQMLPGAALLIPQFLIFNDLGLLNKYIGLILAYIAAVLPFSIWSLRGFFIMIPVEVEEAAMVDGAGTWSILWRILFPLVIPGLISTSIFGFITAWNEYILAFTFMKDTSMYTLPIWLASFAVPNQPVDYGGQMAASVLFSLPVVIVFLIIQRHLVTGMSAGAVKG; encoded by the coding sequence GTGAGCGCCACCGTCACCGAGACCGAGTCCGTCACGACGAAAGCCGTGCGCGGCTCGCGGCCGCGCCGCAAGCGCCGCCGCTACCCCATCTGGTCGACGATCATCGCATTCGTGTTCAGTGTGATCTGGATCTTCCCGGTCTACTGGATGACGATCACGGCGTTCAAGCCGCGCTCCGAGGTCATGACCCCGGTGCCGCAGTTCTGGCCGCACACGCCGACGATTCAGAACTTCATCACGGCCGTCACCAAGACCACGTTCCTGCTGAACCTGCGCAACAGCGTGATCGTCGTGTTCACGGCGATCATCTTCGCCCTGCTCATCGCGCTGTTCGCATCGGCGGCACTGAGCCGGTTCCGCTTCCGCGGACGACGCACGATCATGGTGCTGATCCTCGCGGTGCAGATGCTGCCGGGGGCGGCCCTGCTGATCCCGCAGTTCCTGATCTTCAACGACCTGGGCCTGCTCAACAAGTACATCGGGCTGATCCTCGCCTACATCGCGGCGGTGCTCCCGTTCTCGATCTGGTCGCTTCGCGGGTTCTTCATCATGATCCCGGTCGAAGTCGAAGAGGCAGCCATGGTCGACGGGGCGGGCACGTGGTCGATCCTGTGGCGCATCCTGTTCCCGCTCGTCATCCCCGGTCTCATCTCCACCAGCATCTTCGGATTCATCACCGCCTGGAACGAGTACATCCTCGCGTTCACCTTCATGAAGGACACGAGCATGTACACGCTGCCGATCTGGCTGGCCTCGTTCGCGGTGCCCAATCAGCCGGTGGACTACGGCGGTCAGATGGCGGCGTCGGTGCTGTTCTCACTGCCGGTGGTCATCGTGTTCCTCATCATCCAGCGTCATCTCGTGACCGGCATGTCCGCGGGGGCGGTCAAGGGCTGA
- a CDS encoding ROK family protein, whose amino-acid sequence MRVGLDVGGTKTDAVAVDAAGHIAGRVRLATGWGPDGVAQTVLDAVAALRRAHIGEAAVASVGVGMPGQVGPGTTRVMHAVNLGVADLDLAAAVSARLGAPVGVENDVKAAAIGAYALRAGRSETMAYLNLGTGIAAGIVRDGRLWRGAHGTAGEVGHISVDPQGPRCRCGQLGCIEALSGGASIAKRWGRPAPLPVLDMLDAADAGNADAQRLRAGLVEGVAAAVRILVLTCDVDVVVLGGGLTALGDRLLSGVVRQLAASAEASAFMRSLALADRVELLPRGSAAAAFGAALVGAARAEQGPDGAAGITAHDTKETVAHG is encoded by the coding sequence ATGAGAGTGGGGTTGGACGTCGGCGGCACCAAGACGGATGCCGTTGCGGTGGATGCGGCCGGCCACATCGCCGGGCGGGTGCGCCTGGCCACAGGCTGGGGTCCGGACGGCGTGGCACAGACGGTGCTGGACGCCGTGGCGGCACTGAGGCGCGCGCACATCGGCGAGGCCGCAGTGGCCTCGGTCGGTGTAGGCATGCCGGGACAGGTCGGGCCGGGCACGACCCGGGTCATGCACGCGGTGAACCTGGGCGTCGCCGACCTCGACCTCGCCGCCGCCGTGAGCGCGCGGCTGGGGGCGCCCGTCGGCGTCGAGAACGACGTGAAGGCCGCCGCGATCGGCGCGTACGCGCTGCGCGCGGGTCGCTCCGAGACGATGGCCTACCTCAATCTCGGCACCGGGATCGCCGCCGGCATCGTGCGCGACGGGCGGCTGTGGCGGGGAGCGCACGGCACCGCCGGCGAGGTCGGCCACATCTCGGTCGACCCGCAGGGGCCCCGATGCCGCTGCGGACAGCTCGGCTGCATCGAGGCTCTCTCGGGCGGCGCGTCCATCGCGAAGCGGTGGGGGCGGCCTGCGCCACTGCCGGTGCTGGACATGCTGGATGCCGCTGATGCCGGCAATGCGGATGCGCAGCGGCTGCGCGCGGGGCTTGTGGAGGGCGTGGCGGCGGCCGTCCGCATTCTCGTGCTCACCTGCGATGTCGACGTCGTCGTGCTCGGCGGCGGACTGACCGCCCTCGGCGATAGGCTCCTTTCGGGAGTGGTCCGGCAATTGGCCGCCAGTGCCGAAGCCTCGGCATTCATGCGATCGCTCGCGCTCGCCGACCGCGTCGAGCTGCTGCCTCGCGGGTCTGCGGCGGCTGCGTTCGGCGCCGCGCTGGTGGGAGCAGCGCGCGCGGAGCAGGGCCCGGACGGGGCGGCCGGAATCACCGCCCACGACACGAAGGAGACAGTTGCCCATGGCTGA
- a CDS encoding glucosamine-6-phosphate deaminase: MAEVIIVADAKAAGALVADEIVGLIRHDPDVVLGLATGSTPVPVYEALPERLRGVDVSRVRGFALDEYVGIDPAHPESYRNVIRREVIEPLGLDPERIHVPNGAISTIEHAGEDYERAIAAAGGVELQILGIGTDGHIGFNEPGSSFASSTRVKTLTAQTRQDNARFFDSIDQVPMHCITQGLGTILRARHLVLLAFGEGKAEAVAGAVEGPVTASLPGSAIQLHPRVSVVVDEAAASRLQHADYYRYTYDNKPAWQGL, from the coding sequence ATGGCTGAGGTCATCATCGTCGCCGATGCGAAGGCGGCCGGAGCACTGGTCGCCGACGAGATCGTCGGGCTCATCCGGCACGATCCTGACGTCGTGCTGGGCCTTGCCACCGGGTCGACCCCGGTGCCGGTCTACGAGGCGCTGCCCGAACGTCTGCGCGGCGTGGACGTTTCGCGTGTGCGCGGTTTCGCGCTCGACGAGTATGTCGGCATCGACCCGGCACACCCCGAGAGCTATCGCAACGTCATCCGCCGCGAGGTCATCGAGCCGCTGGGGCTGGACCCTGAGCGCATCCACGTGCCCAACGGCGCGATCTCCACGATCGAGCACGCCGGTGAGGACTACGAACGGGCCATCGCCGCCGCCGGCGGCGTCGAACTGCAGATCCTCGGAATCGGCACCGACGGGCACATCGGCTTCAACGAGCCGGGGTCATCGTTCGCGTCATCCACCCGGGTCAAGACACTGACCGCGCAGACCCGGCAGGACAACGCGCGCTTCTTCGATTCAATCGATCAGGTGCCGATGCACTGCATCACACAGGGTCTCGGAACGATCCTGCGTGCGCGTCACCTCGTGCTGCTCGCCTTCGGCGAAGGCAAGGCCGAGGCCGTCGCGGGCGCCGTCGAGGGACCGGTCACGGCATCCCTTCCGGGATCGGCGATCCAGCTGCACCCGCGGGTGAGCGTCGTCGTCGACGAAGCGGCGGCATCCCGTCTGCAGCACGCGGACTACTACCGGTACACCTACGACAACAAGCCCGCCTGGCAGGGCCTGTAA
- a CDS encoding FAD-binding oxidoreductase, with protein MTASGAHTDVHSEVLTALRAALGGRLDTSPEALSAARADKSGHAAPGTPIAVVHAASIADVQATLRIATETGTPVVPRGAGTGLAGGANTGTGEIALSVRAMDRLLEVRADDLLAVVEPGIINADLNEALAPHGVWWAPDPASRAISTVGGNIATGAGGLLCAKYGVVRDAVLGLDVVLADGRLLHLGHRSVKGVTGLDLTSLFIGSEGVLGVIVGATLKLRRIVPGAVHTLAATFPDVHAAAAASAAVTAAGLQPSIMELMDATSLAATHRLLHLPAPEPGAAHLTVQTDGPAAADEAAAIERVLRQAGGDVVASGDRAEGERLLAIRRSMHPAMETLGTTLIEDVAVPRSRLAEMFDEVARVEREHAVTIPVVAHAGDGNLHPNFIFEGPDVPAQIWAAADDLFRSALRLGGTLTGEHGIGILKSRWLADELGEDQWRLQRDVKAVFDPRGILNPGKVFAG; from the coding sequence ATGACCGCATCCGGCGCGCACACCGACGTGCACTCTGAGGTTCTCACAGCGCTGCGCGCAGCCCTGGGCGGCCGCCTCGACACGTCGCCCGAAGCGCTGAGCGCGGCCCGCGCCGACAAGTCCGGGCACGCGGCGCCGGGCACTCCGATCGCTGTCGTGCACGCGGCATCCATCGCCGATGTCCAGGCGACGCTGCGCATCGCGACCGAGACCGGCACCCCGGTCGTTCCCCGCGGCGCCGGCACGGGACTGGCCGGCGGTGCGAACACCGGCACAGGCGAGATCGCGCTGTCGGTGCGCGCGATGGACCGCCTGCTCGAGGTGCGCGCCGACGACCTGCTGGCCGTCGTCGAGCCGGGGATCATCAACGCTGACCTCAACGAGGCGCTCGCCCCGCACGGAGTGTGGTGGGCACCCGACCCTGCCAGCCGCGCGATCTCCACCGTCGGCGGCAACATCGCCACCGGCGCCGGCGGCCTGCTGTGCGCGAAGTACGGCGTCGTCCGCGACGCAGTGCTGGGCCTGGACGTGGTCCTCGCCGACGGGCGGCTCCTGCACCTGGGCCATCGCAGCGTCAAAGGCGTCACGGGTCTGGACCTCACGAGCCTTTTCATCGGGTCCGAGGGCGTGCTGGGGGTCATCGTCGGGGCGACCCTGAAGCTGCGACGCATCGTGCCCGGCGCCGTGCACACCCTGGCTGCCACCTTCCCGGACGTGCACGCGGCAGCAGCGGCATCGGCGGCCGTCACCGCCGCCGGCCTCCAGCCCTCGATCATGGAGTTGATGGATGCCACGAGCCTGGCCGCCACTCATCGCCTGCTGCACCTGCCCGCGCCCGAGCCGGGCGCCGCTCACCTGACCGTGCAGACCGACGGCCCGGCCGCCGCCGACGAGGCTGCGGCGATCGAGCGCGTGCTGCGCCAGGCAGGCGGCGACGTCGTCGCCTCGGGCGACCGCGCCGAGGGTGAGCGATTGCTGGCCATCCGCCGCTCGATGCACCCCGCGATGGAGACGCTGGGCACGACCCTCATCGAAGACGTCGCAGTGCCGCGCAGCCGCCTCGCCGAGATGTTCGACGAGGTGGCCCGGGTCGAGCGCGAGCACGCGGTGACGATCCCGGTCGTCGCCCACGCCGGCGACGGCAACCTGCATCCGAACTTCATCTTCGAGGGCCCCGACGTACCGGCCCAGATCTGGGCCGCCGCGGACGATCTGTTCCGCTCTGCGCTGCGCCTGGGCGGCACGCTGACCGGCGAGCACGGCATCGGCATCCTCAAGAGCCGGTGGCTGGCCGACGAGCTCGGCGAGGACCAGTGGCGTCTGCAGCGCGACGTCAAAGCCGTGTTCGACCCGCGGGGCATTCTCAACCCCGGCAAGGTGTTCGCGGGCTGA
- a CDS encoding YrdB family protein, producing MSSPDHAAPSGAAAQPATSTPTSAGDLPAGVRQPLAAVDLVAFACELFAFFTLAFWGFAGWPFPWNIGMGLGLPIVAILLWALFVSPRAVLRVHPFIRAVIELLVFAAATVAWWSMGQPWVGLVFAVIAVTAGVIAGRRRFA from the coding sequence ATGTCCTCCCCCGACCACGCCGCGCCTTCCGGCGCGGCCGCACAGCCGGCCACGAGCACACCGACCAGTGCCGGTGACCTGCCCGCCGGTGTGCGGCAGCCGCTGGCCGCCGTCGACCTGGTTGCCTTCGCCTGCGAGCTGTTCGCCTTCTTCACACTGGCGTTCTGGGGCTTCGCGGGGTGGCCGTTCCCGTGGAACATCGGCATGGGCCTCGGCCTGCCGATCGTGGCGATCCTCTTGTGGGCGCTGTTCGTCTCGCCGCGTGCGGTCCTGCGCGTGCACCCGTTCATCCGAGCCGTGATCGAGCTGCTGGTGTTTGCCGCCGCGACTGTGGCCTGGTGGAGCATGGGGCAGCCGTGGGTCGGACTGGTCTTCGCCGTCATCGCGGTGACGGCGGGCGTGATCGCGGGGCGCCGCCGGTTCGCATGA
- a CDS encoding sigma-70 family RNA polymerase sigma factor produces the protein MTAPDGDDTALDETADADLVLRSRSGDSDAFGELWRRHYVSGLAVARSVSSSLDPDDLVQEAYTRIFRAIQRGGGPTGAFRAYLFTSIRNTAAAWGRGRREVAVDELDAVADPDSSDQAANDALDQGLTHQAFGSLPTRWQEVLWYSEIEQMKPAAIAPLLGMSANAVAQLAVRAREGLREAWIQAHLRSVEEGSACKPTIDLLGAYSRGNLGRRDRDRVEAHLHGCTRCTIVAGEADAVSRRLAIVLLPLFLGAGATGYAAWLQAGAPVTLVAAMPSSVVQGAVVVGGGSGGGAGAVAGGTVAGGGGAASSGGTASGGGGLAGTAAMVGLVAAGVLVAATIAVGAVLVPRLASTSPADSKPADEAVAAAPAQGPPAVAPAPPMLAPPAPPAPAPPVQPPPAAPPAPAPPVAPDSVVTAPPVAPPTSAPVAPPASAPVASAPPTTAPTPVPTPTATPPALPAGTPQFGTSTSARHALRVTVTFQIAGTAGATVEVLLDGVRWSTVTLDDTGSAEQRVTAAWHDIHLFDAQVGIRYIAAGEIGDTNAVEISSLLP, from the coding sequence ATGACCGCGCCCGATGGCGACGACACCGCGCTCGACGAGACCGCAGACGCCGATCTCGTGCTGCGGTCCCGCTCGGGCGATTCCGACGCGTTCGGCGAGCTGTGGCGGCGACACTATGTCTCGGGCCTCGCCGTCGCGCGGTCGGTGTCATCTTCACTGGATCCCGACGACCTCGTGCAAGAGGCGTACACGCGGATCTTCCGTGCGATCCAGCGCGGCGGCGGCCCCACCGGGGCATTCCGCGCCTATCTGTTCACCAGCATCCGCAACACGGCCGCTGCGTGGGGCCGCGGTCGGCGTGAGGTCGCGGTGGACGAATTGGATGCCGTGGCCGACCCCGACTCGTCAGACCAGGCGGCCAATGACGCCCTCGATCAGGGACTGACCCACCAGGCCTTCGGCTCCTTGCCCACTCGGTGGCAGGAAGTGCTCTGGTACAGCGAGATCGAGCAGATGAAGCCGGCGGCGATCGCACCGCTGCTGGGGATGTCGGCCAACGCGGTCGCGCAGCTGGCCGTGCGCGCCCGCGAGGGCCTGCGCGAAGCATGGATCCAGGCCCACCTGCGGTCGGTCGAAGAGGGTTCGGCCTGCAAGCCCACGATCGACCTGCTCGGGGCGTACTCGCGCGGCAACCTCGGTCGACGCGACCGCGACCGCGTCGAGGCGCATCTGCACGGATGCACGCGGTGCACGATCGTCGCCGGCGAAGCCGACGCGGTCTCGCGGCGCCTGGCCATCGTGCTGCTGCCGCTGTTCCTGGGCGCAGGCGCGACCGGATACGCCGCATGGCTGCAGGCGGGAGCGCCGGTCACCCTCGTGGCCGCGATGCCCTCGTCGGTCGTGCAGGGCGCGGTCGTGGTCGGAGGCGGGAGCGGCGGCGGAGCGGGCGCCGTCGCCGGCGGGACTGTCGCGGGCGGCGGCGGCGCGGCAAGCAGCGGCGGCACGGCCTCGGGTGGCGGCGGACTGGCCGGCACCGCGGCGATGGTCGGACTGGTGGCCGCCGGAGTGCTGGTGGCCGCCACCATCGCGGTGGGCGCCGTGCTCGTCCCCCGGCTCGCATCGACCTCGCCCGCAGACTCGAAGCCGGCAGACGAGGCGGTGGCCGCGGCACCGGCTCAGGGGCCGCCTGCCGTCGCGCCGGCCCCACCCATGCTGGCGCCACCCGCCCCGCCGGCGCCGGCACCACCCGTCCAACCGCCTCCGGCGGCGCCGCCTGCACCGGCACCGCCGGTGGCCCCGGACTCCGTCGTCACCGCCCCGCCCGTCGCACCCCCGACATCCGCGCCCGTCGCGCCCCCGGCATCCGCTCCGGTCGCATCGGCGCCGCCGACGACCGCACCGACGCCTGTCCCCACTCCCACGGCGACGCCGCCCGCGCTGCCGGCGGGTACACCGCAATTCGGCACGTCGACCTCGGCGAGGCACGCGCTCCGGGTCACCGTGACCTTCCAGATCGCCGGCACGGCCGGTGCGACCGTCGAAGTGCTGCTCGACGGCGTCCGGTGGTCGACGGTCACACTCGACGACACCGGCTCTGCCGAACAGCGCGTGACCGCCGCGTGGCACGACATCCACCTCTTCGACGCGCAGGTCGGCATCCGCTACATCGCCGCGGGCGAGATCGGCGACACGAACGCGGTCGAGATCAGCTCGCTGCTGCCGTGA
- a CDS encoding alpha-galactosidase yields the protein MTDPFVLQRDGVGVVVDATHPGLPRVLHWGAALPEGVLGDLTAGVLSAAVDRQTPPGTLDAAWEATILPDEGDGYSGRPGMSLRRGGVLLRARWRLDEIVHDATRCVIDAVDDAAQLSVRVEIEVATGGVVWVRSQLRNDGEPVEVDWLEPSLPVPTTASHTLTFDGRWAREKRPVVTVMPPGSTVRQSRRGRPGHDAATMLVASVGEPQWQSGRMWGVHVAWSSDTSYRLDRITDQRTRIGAGELLRPGEIVLGAGEDYAAPDVAFVYADDGMDGLAARVHTWLRGRPQHPSSPRPLTLNTWEAVYFDHDPARLIALAERAARLGFERFVLDDGWFAGRRDDSTSLGDWIVDHTVWPDGLSPLVERVHALGMQFGLWFEPEMVSLDSDLARSHPDWLLHDPRHLQHAAELSWRTQYVLDIANPDAYAHVFGQIDALVGELGVDAIKWDHNRDTIESLHAGRPGTHAQTHAFTRMVAELKARHPGLEIESCASGGARTDLGALAVCDRVWASDSNDPVERQDIQRWTGLLLPPELVGAHVGPAVSHGSGRATDLSYRMATSLMGSAGFESDLMELSDDEGAQVAAFAALYKRLRAIMHAGRVSHPTLRDPAWRVTAFTAKDAAAAVVVVATVASLEDARAERLLLSGLDPERTYRVSVKDELGPARHGWVTPPWFSAGVIELPGAVLAEVGLQLPPLWPVQAFVLELSAL from the coding sequence ATGACCGATCCGTTCGTGCTGCAGCGCGATGGGGTGGGTGTGGTGGTGGATGCCACGCACCCCGGACTGCCGCGTGTGCTGCATTGGGGCGCTGCTCTGCCCGAGGGCGTGCTGGGGGACCTGACTGCGGGCGTGCTGTCGGCTGCGGTGGATCGCCAGACGCCGCCCGGAACCCTCGACGCCGCATGGGAGGCGACGATCCTGCCCGACGAGGGTGATGGATACAGCGGCCGGCCCGGCATGTCGCTGCGGCGCGGCGGAGTGCTGCTGCGCGCGAGGTGGCGGCTGGATGAGATCGTGCACGACGCGACGCGCTGCGTGATCGACGCCGTCGACGACGCCGCGCAGCTGAGCGTGAGGGTGGAGATCGAGGTCGCCACCGGCGGGGTCGTGTGGGTGCGCTCACAGCTGCGCAACGACGGCGAGCCGGTCGAGGTCGATTGGCTCGAGCCCAGTCTGCCGGTGCCCACGACGGCCTCGCACACGCTGACCTTCGACGGGCGCTGGGCGCGCGAGAAGCGCCCCGTGGTCACCGTCATGCCGCCCGGCTCCACGGTGCGGCAATCGCGCCGGGGGCGGCCCGGGCACGACGCCGCCACGATGCTGGTCGCAAGCGTCGGCGAACCGCAGTGGCAGAGCGGGCGGATGTGGGGCGTGCACGTGGCCTGGTCCTCCGACACGAGCTACCGGCTGGACCGGATCACCGACCAGCGCACCCGCATCGGTGCCGGGGAGCTGCTCCGACCCGGCGAGATCGTGCTCGGCGCGGGGGAGGATTACGCAGCGCCGGACGTCGCGTTCGTGTATGCCGATGACGGCATGGACGGGTTGGCCGCGCGCGTGCACACCTGGCTGCGCGGGCGGCCGCAGCATCCCTCGTCGCCGCGGCCGCTGACGCTGAACACCTGGGAGGCCGTGTACTTCGACCACGACCCGGCGCGACTGATCGCGCTCGCCGAGCGCGCCGCCCGGCTCGGGTTCGAGCGATTCGTGCTCGACGACGGCTGGTTCGCCGGGCGCCGCGACGACAGCACGAGCCTCGGCGATTGGATCGTGGACCACACGGTGTGGCCCGACGGCCTCTCCCCGCTCGTGGAGCGCGTGCACGCGCTGGGGATGCAGTTCGGGCTGTGGTTCGAACCCGAGATGGTGAGCCTGGATTCCGACCTGGCCCGCAGCCACCCGGACTGGCTGCTGCACGATCCGCGGCATCTGCAGCACGCGGCCGAGCTGTCGTGGCGCACGCAGTACGTGCTGGACATCGCGAATCCCGACGCCTACGCGCATGTGTTCGGGCAGATCGATGCGCTGGTGGGCGAGCTCGGCGTCGACGCGATCAAGTGGGACCACAACCGCGACACGATCGAGAGCCTGCACGCCGGCCGGCCCGGTACGCACGCGCAGACGCATGCGTTCACCCGCATGGTCGCCGAGCTGAAGGCCCGGCATCCGGGTCTCGAGATCGAATCGTGCGCGTCGGGCGGGGCACGCACCGACCTGGGGGCGCTGGCCGTGTGCGACCGCGTCTGGGCGAGCGACTCGAACGATCCGGTCGAGCGGCAGGACATCCAGCGCTGGACCGGGCTGCTGCTGCCGCCCGAGCTGGTCGGCGCGCACGTCGGCCCGGCGGTCTCGCACGGCTCGGGGCGGGCCACAGACCTGTCGTACCGGATGGCCACGAGCCTCATGGGCTCGGCGGGCTTCGAGTCCGACCTGATGGAGCTCAGCGACGACGAAGGCGCGCAGGTCGCGGCCTTCGCCGCCCTGTACAAGCGGCTGCGCGCGATCATGCACGCGGGGCGCGTATCGCATCCCACGCTTCGTGATCCCGCCTGGCGCGTCACGGCGTTCACGGCGAAGGATGCCGCCGCCGCGGTGGTCGTGGTCGCCACGGTCGCCTCGCTCGAAGACGCGCGCGCCGAACGCCTGCTGCTGTCCGGACTCGACCCTGAGCGCACGTACCGCGTGAGCGTGAAGGATGAGCTGGGACCGGCGCGGCACGGCTGGGTCACGCCACCATGGTTCTCGGCCGGTGTCATCGAGCTGCCCGGCGCCGTGCTGGCCGAGGTCGGCCTGCAGCTGCCGCCGCTGTGGCCCGTGCAGGCGTTCGTGCTCGAGCTGAGCGCGCTCTGA